AACCGCGCACTGCATTTGTAGTTCGAACAGCGATATGCTACTCTTGTAACGATTTCTTCCTTGACAGGACCCAATCTCATGTTACATCCACATTTGGAACATGATTTTTGCTCCTTCAGCACTTCTAAGTCAATTAAAGCTTCTAAACAAGTGTCAACGTTATAAAAAAGCCTTTGTATATTCAcaagtttaatttttgtgcTTTTCTTTAGTAACGTGCCGGAGTTTTCTAAATCGATGTTGTCCATTttaggggtaaaaaaatattttttaaaaaaacaaaatccCGGCACGTTACTAAAGATGCACCCGTTATTTAGAAAAGGTTGCTTTGGATCTCATTGATTTTAGAGACGCAGGTAAATATGTATTGGTTGCGATAGATTATTTCACTCGAAGAGTATGGGGCACGGTAATGGAGAACAAAACTGGAATGAATGTGacagaatttttaagtaagTTGTGTGAACAAGGAAAAAAGCCCGAAGAGATTATAACGGATAATGGGCgagaattttataatgagGGGTTTAGAGAGTTGTGCAACAGACTAGAAATTAAACATAGGAAAGTAAGTGTCGAATCGCACAGGAGTAATGGCAGAGCTGAGAGGGTTATAGGTACGCTGCGAGAGAGCATTCTGAAGACCTAAGAAGGTACATTTGCAGAGAAGGTCATGGGAAgcattgaaaaatataatatgaGTTATTACACGGCACTAAAATGTACACCAATAGAAGCGACAGAGGATAAAACTGGACATGTAATGATTGAAAATAGCCCACAGGGGAAATATGGAAAACTGTTTAACGAGGGGAAAcggtaaaaatttaaagtaggTGAGTACGTGAGAGTAGCTAAGAAGGAAAACTTGAAAGGTGCggataaatatttgaaaggTAGGTTTTTAGAGAGTGGGAAAGTTATAGAGAGATGTGGCAATGATTCTTATATAGTTAAGTTAGTAAATGGAAgatatataaagaaaaggcACTATAATCTAAAAAGTCTGCTTGGGTTAAGGATAAAGTGACTAACCGTCTTGGAGGGGggatgttatatattttgataatttttacccatcattatgataaataaatacatttacTATACATCCATCATAGAGCCTCTGGCTAATTATTGTTTcctttaaatataatctttttgtaaataattatCATTCCTTCCAAACGTTTGGTCgcaaaatataattattatttttgtttttagacTTTGGGATTATCATATTTACTCGTTGTATGCTACTGTACCGCtgtgttttataatatttatgtttttatatcgTATTTCAAACGGATTTGTGCCTTCGtcgtaaatttttacttaatATTAATGAATTAGTTTGACTCATTCAGCCATCAGATTTTTCTTTAGAACATTcccaaaaaaagaagactTCTATTGTTGTGGTTGCTAAATGCAAAAGAATTagttacaaaaaaaaagtgtTCATTACATGAgacatttaattatattgttgattttttttcgttttactcaaattaatataaaacataatattttgtagAAAGCTACTCGATTAACAGTAGTTTTCATATTTCGATTTGGTTTATGCAATTCGTCTAAAAGTAATTTTCCATAAAAATGTGTATCTGCGGgggaaaatatatttgtaatatactaaattttactaatttcttttcctatttataaattaattttatttcttcaaatAAAAGGTTTACATGTAAATAagtgtttaaattttaatatttaataatcaaatttttagaaatgttTTACCTTTGTCGATTCTTGAAAACAATATTTCGTCTTGCTGCGGTTCCATATTAGAGATTGCACGATCTGTGAACATATTCGTTGCTTAAATGTTGTTTATAATCAAGATTTTTAAGTCATCttaatcattttaaaatggaTATATTTACACAATTCATTATGTATTctatcatatatatattgtcTAGGGGTTGTTACTTCACAATATAACTTTACCTGTATATAATCACCCTTGTCTTGTCtttacaaattataaacgacattagaaaatatatatcataagaaaaaaaaatttaagaaataatttaactAAAAACTATTAAAGAATCTGCTAAAGAtgtatattttgtttaaataatcgtcgtctaaaatattattaagtgataaatttttttctaaactattttataatctgtatataaaaaactaaagaAAACTTTATTATACTCCTACTACTCTAAGTGAAAACTTTTTCTTGGAATCCGAAGGGAGTTCTCCTATGTAGACCTTTTTAACATCATCTG
The genomic region above belongs to Vairimorpha necatrix chromosome 3, complete sequence and contains:
- a CDS encoding integrase catalytic domain-containing protein is translated as MENKTGMNVTEFLSKLCEQGKKPEEIITDNGREFYNEGFRELCNRLEIKHRKVSVESHRSNGRAERVIGTLRESILKT
- a CDS encoding integrase catalytic domain-containing protein, with the translated sequence MENKTGMNVTEFLSKLCEQGKKPEEIITDNGREFYNEGFRELCNRLEIKHRKVSVESHRKGTFAEKVMGSIEKYNMSYYTALKCTPIEATEDKTGHVMIENSPQGKYGKLFNEGKRVAKKENLKGADKYLKGRFLESGKVIERCGNDSYIVKLVNGRYIKKRHYNLKSLLGLRIK
- a CDS encoding integrase catalytic domain-containing protein, which produces MGSIEKYNMSYYTALKCTPIEATEDKTGHVMIENSPQGKYGKLFNEGKRVAKKENLKGADKYLKGRFLESGKVIERCGNDSYIVKLVNGRYIKKRHYNLKSLLGLRIK